CATCAATGTCGTGCTCGGCACGCCTGACGCGACAGCGAGGCGGTCCGCCTCGCTCATTTCGCGCGTCGTCAATAATTCAGGGGGGAAAAAACGCGACAACATGATCACCCAGCCTTGTGCAGACGACCGCAAACTCGCAGAAAATCGAGACATCGCCGTGGCGCAGCAACATATTTATGCCGCTTCTGCGGGGCGTCGTTTAGTTGACATCGCCGGGTCCGGCGGCTAACCAAGCCGATTACCCAAATGTGGAATATAGTTTCGTTTCGGCGGACGTATTTCGCTGTTCTGAGCGCAACGCGTGAATATGAAGCCCCGCAAAGCCAAGTTCGGTATCGGCCAGGTTGTCCGGCATCGCAAATATCCCTTCCGTGGGATCATTTACGATGTCGATCCTGTGTTCGCGAACACGGATGAATGGTGGCTTGCCATTCCGGAAGAAGTGCGGCCGCGCAAGGATCAGCCCTTCTATCACCTCTTCGCCGAAAACGCCGATACGGAATATGTCGCTTATGTCTCGGAGCAGAATTTGCTCCCGGACACGTCTGGCACGCCGGTTCGTCACCCGCAGGTTGACGAAATGTTCATCCGCGCCGAAGACGGTGGATATCATGTCAAGGGCGGCCGCCTGAATTAGGCGCCACACTCCTGTCAATCTTCGGAATTCGTGCGGCGAAAAGGGGAGTTGCATACTCCCCCTCACTGATCTGCGTTTATTTACCCAGAGAAGCGCCGCCGGTCGCGCCGCCAGATGCGTCACTCCCGCCGCCGGCCTTGGAGGCCTGAAGGCGCTTGCGCTCTTCCTCAGCCCGCTTCTTCAACTCGTCCTGGAACTTCTGCTGTTCGGCCTGAAGAACCTTGGGATCGACGGCCGGGCCGGTAAAGGCATCGCCAAAACCCGCCAACGGGACAGCAAAGGTGACTTCGTTATTGGCCTGGTTGCGAACCGCAATGCTGAGCGTCGTGCCCTTCTGCATATCGTCAACCGTCGGCCCCTTGATCTTGGATTCCGCGAAACAGCCGTTGGGGAAGCAGATCTCGAAGGAGCCGTCGAGCGTCTCGCCCTTGTCGACCCAGAAGCGGAACCCCGGACGCAACATGAGGCCGACCGGCATCAGCAGACGGACGATGCGGGTGTCGTCACCTTTGATGTCATAAACCGCGACCGCGATCACCGGCGCCTGATTGGCCTGGGCGCTGAAATCGCGCGTCGTGTAGCAAACGTCGCGATTGGCCGCCTGATCATGGCCGCAAACCTTGGTCCACTTGCTCTGTGTGCCGATCAGATCGAGCTTGATCGGGCCCTGCGCCTGCTGAGTCTGGGCCGAGGACTGGGCTGCGGCGGCGAGGAGAAAAAAGCCAGTCAAGCCAGCGACGCCAAGACGCATCAACGGGGACGCCATAGAGAAACCTTTCCAGTGGTCAACGTCCGGCTGGGATGCGCCGGCGCGGTGGGTGAATACAGCATTTGTCGGCTGCGGGCCACAAAGATGCGAAGCTTGGCCGTCAGTCAAGAACTGGAGCCGGAAGTCGCCCGGGAATAAGGCGACAAATTGGCTAGGGCTTCAAGACGACCGCTTTCGTGGGCCTTTTTGGAGAATTTCTCGCGAAAAGGCGCGAAAAGCGGGACTTCAGCGCTGCAAATGGTGAAATTTCCGGATGTTAGGCGCAGGGTCGTCAAGGCATCGCGCTTTCGCGGCCCCCGCCTTAGACTAATCAGATGCGTGCCGAAACGATTCGTCCGCGCGGCCTGTTGGGGGGCCGGGTTTCTTATGCAACGCGCCGGTCGCGTGCGGGCTCCGCGCCAGCGCTCGCGGCGATTGCCGCCAGCGTCATGACGTTCGCCAATCCCGCGCGCGCTGCGTCGTCATACGCCATCGCCATGCACGGCGATCCGGCCCTTCCTGCGGACTATACGCATTTTCCTTATGCCGACCCCAATGCGCAGAAAGGCGGCAGGCTGACGCTCGGCGTTCTCGGCACATTCGACAGCCTCAATCCTTTCAACGTCAAATCCGGCTCGGCGGCAGAAGGCTTGGTTCCTGACGTTTTCCAGAGCCTGATGACGCGTTCGATGGACGAGCCGTTCACGATGTACGGGCTGATCGCCAAAAGCGTCG
This Methylovirgula sp. DNA region includes the following protein-coding sequences:
- the hspQ gene encoding heat shock protein HspQ, whose product is MKPRKAKFGIGQVVRHRKYPFRGIIYDVDPVFANTDEWWLAIPEEVRPRKDQPFYHLFAENADTEYVAYVSEQNLLPDTSGTPVRHPQVDEMFIRAEDGGYHVKGGRLN
- a CDS encoding invasion associated locus B family protein translates to MASPLMRLGVAGLTGFFLLAAAAQSSAQTQQAQGPIKLDLIGTQSKWTKVCGHDQAANRDVCYTTRDFSAQANQAPVIAVAVYDIKGDDTRIVRLLMPVGLMLRPGFRFWVDKGETLDGSFEICFPNGCFAESKIKGPTVDDMQKGTTLSIAVRNQANNEVTFAVPLAGFGDAFTGPAVDPKVLQAEQQKFQDELKKRAEEERKRLQASKAGGGSDASGGATGGASLGK